In Lemur catta isolate mLemCat1 chromosome 1, mLemCat1.pri, whole genome shotgun sequence, one DNA window encodes the following:
- the GORASP1 gene encoding Golgi reassembly-stacking protein 1 isoform X2 codes for MALLKANVEKPVKLEVFSTKTMRVREVEVVPSNMWGGRGLLGASVRFCSFSRAHEYVWHVLNVEPCSPAALAGLQPYTDYVIGADQLLQESEDFFTLIESHEGRPLKLMIYNTETDSCREVTLTPNAAWGGDGSLGCGIGYGYLHRIPTRPPSYHKKPPTAPPPGAPPPGAPPPGAPPPGALPPGPIPLDSPALEICSRQSEYVEALLQAPGSSMKGPLPGPGNLSHDAPDLGGLPRSLETPLHPPPPVQRVMDPGFLDVSGISLSDSSNASVWPSLPSSTVLTSTAVSASGPEDVCSSNSSHERGGETTWSGSEFEVSFLDSPGAQAQLDHLPQLTLPDSLTSAASPEDGLSAELLEAQAEEEPASTESSDFGVEVEGLAKQAQVSTPE; via the exons ATGGCGCTGCTGAAGGCCAATGTGGAGAAGCCTGTGAAGCTAGAGGTGTTCAGTACGAAGACCATGAGGGTGCGCGAGGTGGAGGTGGTGCCCAGCAACATGTGGGGCGGCCGGGGCCTGCTGGGTGCCAGTGTGCGCTTCTGCAGCTTCAGCAGGGCCCACGAGTACGTGTGGCACGTGCTG AATGTGGAACCATGTTCACCTGCCGCCCTTGCCGGCCTGCAGCCCTACACAGACTATGTGATTGGTGCAGACCAGCTCCTCCAGGAG TCTGAAGACTTCTTTACGCTCATCGAGTCCCATGAAGGGAGGCCCTTGAAGCTGATGATTTATAACACTGAGACTGACTCCTGCCGGGAGGTGACTCTAACTCCCAATGCAGCCTGGGGTGGAGACGGCAG TCTGGGGTGTGGCATCGGCTACGGGTATCTACACCGGATCCCAACTCGGCCCCCCAGCTACCACAAGAAGCCGCCTACTGCACCACCACCGGGTGCCCCACCACCGGGTGCCCCGCCACCGGGTGCCCCGCCACCTGGTGCCCTGCCACCTGGACCCATCCCACTGGACTCTCCTGCCCTGGAGATATGTTCCAGGCAGAGTGAATACGTGGAG GCCCTATTGCAGGCCCCTGGCTCCTCCATGAAGGGCCCACTTCCTGGGCCTGGGAATCTCAGCCATGATGCTCCAGACCTTGGGGGACTTCCACGTTCCTTGGAGACTCCTCTTCACCCTCCACCTCCAGTGCAGCGAGTCATGGACCCAG GCTTCCTGGACGTGTCAGGTATTTCACTCTCGGACAGCAGCAATGCCAGCGTGTGGCCCAGCCTGCCCTCTTCCACAGTGCTGACTTCCACAGCTGTCTCAGCCTCAGGGCCAGAGGATGTCTGCTCTAGCAACAGTTCTCACGAGCGGGGCG GTGAGACCACGTGGTCTGGGTCAGAGTTTGAGGTCTCCTTCCTGGACAGCCCAGGTGCCCAAGCCCAGCTGGATCACCTACCTCAGCTGACCCTTCCCGACAGTCTCACCTCTGCAGCCTCACCAGAAGACGGGCTATCTGCCGAGCTGCTTGAAGCCCAGGCTGAGGAGGAGCCAGCAAGCACAGAGAGCTCAGATTTCGGGGTGGAGGTTGAGGGGCTGGCCAAACAGGCCCAAGTCTCTACCCCAGAATAA
- the GORASP1 gene encoding Golgi reassembly-stacking protein 1 isoform X1 → MGLGNSAEGTVGGTEGYHLFQVQENSPAQKAGLEAYFDFILTIGHARLNEDNDTLMALLKANVEKPVKLEVFSTKTMRVREVEVVPSNMWGGRGLLGASVRFCSFSRAHEYVWHVLNVEPCSPAALAGLQPYTDYVIGADQLLQESEDFFTLIESHEGRPLKLMIYNTETDSCREVTLTPNAAWGGDGSLGCGIGYGYLHRIPTRPPSYHKKPPTAPPPGAPPPGAPPPGAPPPGALPPGPIPLDSPALEICSRQSEYVEALLQAPGSSMKGPLPGPGNLSHDAPDLGGLPRSLETPLHPPPPVQRVMDPGFLDVSGISLSDSSNASVWPSLPSSTVLTSTAVSASGPEDVCSSNSSHERGGETTWSGSEFEVSFLDSPGAQAQLDHLPQLTLPDSLTSAASPEDGLSAELLEAQAEEEPASTESSDFGVEVEGLAKQAQVSTPE, encoded by the exons ATGGGCCTGGGCAACAGCGCCGAGGGGACCGTGGGCGGGACCGAGGGCTACCACCTATTCCAA GTGCAGGAGAACTCACCGGCCCAGAAGGCGGGCCTGGAGGCCTACTTTGACTTCATCCTCACCATTGGGCATGCGAGGCTG AATGAGGATAATGACACACTGATGGCGCTGCTGAAGGCCAATGTGGAGAAGCCTGTGAAGCTAGAGGTGTTCAGTACGAAGACCATGAGGGTGCGCGAGGTGGAGGTGGTGCCCAGCAACATGTGGGGCGGCCGGGGCCTGCTGGGTGCCAGTGTGCGCTTCTGCAGCTTCAGCAGGGCCCACGAGTACGTGTGGCACGTGCTG AATGTGGAACCATGTTCACCTGCCGCCCTTGCCGGCCTGCAGCCCTACACAGACTATGTGATTGGTGCAGACCAGCTCCTCCAGGAG TCTGAAGACTTCTTTACGCTCATCGAGTCCCATGAAGGGAGGCCCTTGAAGCTGATGATTTATAACACTGAGACTGACTCCTGCCGGGAGGTGACTCTAACTCCCAATGCAGCCTGGGGTGGAGACGGCAG TCTGGGGTGTGGCATCGGCTACGGGTATCTACACCGGATCCCAACTCGGCCCCCCAGCTACCACAAGAAGCCGCCTACTGCACCACCACCGGGTGCCCCACCACCGGGTGCCCCGCCACCGGGTGCCCCGCCACCTGGTGCCCTGCCACCTGGACCCATCCCACTGGACTCTCCTGCCCTGGAGATATGTTCCAGGCAGAGTGAATACGTGGAG GCCCTATTGCAGGCCCCTGGCTCCTCCATGAAGGGCCCACTTCCTGGGCCTGGGAATCTCAGCCATGATGCTCCAGACCTTGGGGGACTTCCACGTTCCTTGGAGACTCCTCTTCACCCTCCACCTCCAGTGCAGCGAGTCATGGACCCAG GCTTCCTGGACGTGTCAGGTATTTCACTCTCGGACAGCAGCAATGCCAGCGTGTGGCCCAGCCTGCCCTCTTCCACAGTGCTGACTTCCACAGCTGTCTCAGCCTCAGGGCCAGAGGATGTCTGCTCTAGCAACAGTTCTCACGAGCGGGGCG GTGAGACCACGTGGTCTGGGTCAGAGTTTGAGGTCTCCTTCCTGGACAGCCCAGGTGCCCAAGCCCAGCTGGATCACCTACCTCAGCTGACCCTTCCCGACAGTCTCACCTCTGCAGCCTCACCAGAAGACGGGCTATCTGCCGAGCTGCTTGAAGCCCAGGCTGAGGAGGAGCCAGCAAGCACAGAGAGCTCAGATTTCGGGGTGGAGGTTGAGGGGCTGGCCAAACAGGCCCAAGTCTCTACCCCAGAATAA